CGCGTCCCGCAGGTAGTGGCCCATGGTGGGGCGCGTCAGGAACAGGGAGCCGGCGGCGTTGAGGCGCTGCGGGTCAAACGGCGGGACGGGCCCGGAGGCCGCCCCGAACAGCACCAGCATCCCCCTGACACGCAAAGCGGACAACGAGCCGTCGAACGTATCCTTCCCCACGCCGTCGTAGACAACGTCCACGCCGGCTCCGCTGGTGATGTCCCTGACCCGCTCCGCGAAGCCGTCGTAGCGCAGCACGTGGTCCGCGCCGGCGTCGAGCGCAAGCTGTTCCTTTTCGTCGGTGGAGACGGTGGTGATGACTTCCGCGCCCCGTGCCTTGAGCAGCTGGATCAGCAGCAGCCCCACGCCGCCGGCGCCCGCGTGCAGCAGGACCTTGTGGCCGGGCTCCACCTTGAAGGTGGAATTCATCAGGTAGTGGGCGGTGACGCCCTGCAGGGGGAGCGCTGCTGCAGTGAAAACATCCAGGCCTTTCGGTACCGGCAGTGCGGCATCCTCATCCACCAGCGCGTAGTCCGCGTAGCAGCTGATGCCTTCAGCGGTAGCTACCCGGCTGCCCACGGCGAAGCCGGTCACGCCCTCGCCCACTGCCTCCACCGTGCCCGCGGCCTCCGAACCGGGAGTGAAGGGGTAGGAGACTTTGTACGTGCCGCTGCGCTTGTAGGTGTCGATGAAGTTGACGCCGGTCGCCCCGACCTTGACCAGCAGCTGCCCCGGGCCCGGAACGGGGGGCTCCGCCTCCGTGTACTCAAGGACTTCCGGTCCGCCTGCCTGCCGTGCGACGATTGCGTGCGTCATGGCTCTCCTTTCGCGGGTCCCGGCGTCTCCGGCCCCGGCTGCCGAAACCATCCTAGGGACACTCCCGTGCGGCACGACAAGTGCCGTGTTGCCCGGACGCGCTCGAATGCATAATTATCAGTACCAATGCATAACTATTGCTGTATAGTCGGAGCATGACTATTTCTGTTGCGGTTTCGGGAGCCAGCGGCTACGCCGGGGGAGAAGTCCTCCGCCTCCTTGCCGGGCACCCCGGTGTGACCATCGGCGCCATCACAGCCCACAGCAACGCCGGTTCCCGCCTCGGTGAACTGCAGCCCCACCTGCACGGGCTGGCCAGCCGCATCCTCGAGGACACCACGGTGGAAAACCTCTCCGGACACGACGTCGTGTTCCTCGCGCTGCCCCATGGTGCGTCCGCCGGGATCGCCGCCCAGCTGCCGGAAGGGACCGTGGTCATCGACGCCGGAGCCGACCACCGCCTCGAAGATCCCGCCGCCTGGGAAAAGTTCTACGGCTCCGCCCACGCCGACACCTGGCCCTACGGACTTCCCGAGCTCCCCGGCCAGCGCGAGGCCCTCAAGGGAGCCAAGCGCATCGCCGTTCCCGGCTGCTACCCAACGTCCGCCCTGCTGGCCCTGACCCCCGGATTCGCCGCGCACCTGCTGGAGCCCGACGACGTCGTGATCGTTTCCGCGTCCGGCACCTCAGGCGCGGGCAAGGCCGCCAAAGTCAACCTGATCGGTTCGGAGGTCATGGGCTCCATGAGCCCCTACGGCGTAGGCGGCGGCCACCGGCACACCCCTGAAATCGAGCAGGGCCTGTCCAACGCGGCGGGGGAGCAGGTCACCGTATCCTTCACGCCCACCCTTGCGCCGATGAGCCGCGGCATCCTCACCACCGCCACGGCCAAGGTCAAGGCCGGCACGACGGCCGCGGAGCTGCGCCTGGCCTGGGCCGAGGCGTACGAGGATGAGCCGTTCGTCCACCTGCTGCCGGAAGGCCAGTGGCCCACGACCAAATCGGTCCAGAGCTCCAACCATGCCGCCATGCAGCTGGCCTTCGACGCCCACACCGGCCGGGTCATCGTCACCTGCGTCATCGACAACCTCACCAAGGGCACTGCCGGCAGCGCCGTGCAGTCCATGAACATCGCACTCGGCCTGCCGGAAACCGCCGGCCTCAACCTGCAGGGAGTAGCCCCGTGACCATCACCGCACCCCAGGGATTCCGGGCCGCCGGCGTCACTGCCGGACTCAAGGCCTCCGGCAATCCGGACCTCGCCCTGGTCGTCAACGACGGCCCCTCCAAGGCCGCAGCCGCCGTGTTCACCAGCAACAGGGTGGCAGCAGCCCCCGTGCACTGGTCCCGCCAGGTGGTCTCCGACGGCCGGGTGGACGCCGTCATCCTCAACTCCGGCGGCGCCAACGCCTGCACCGGCCCCACCGGGTTCCAGAACACCCACAGCACAGCGGAAAAAGTGGCGAAGGTTCTGGGGATCTCGGCCACCGACGTCTTCGTTTGCTCCACAGGCCTGATCGGCGAGCAGCTGCCCATGGACAAGATCCTGCCGGGGGTGGAGGCTGCCGCGGCGGCGCTGAGCACGGACGGCGGCCCGGCCGCCGGCACCGCCATCATGACCACGGACAGCGTGCCTAAGTCGGCGCTCTTCATCGGCACCGACGCCGACGGCCAGGAGTTCAGCATTGGCGGCATAGCCAAGGGAGCCGGCATGCTGGCCCCGGGCCTGGCCACCATGCTTGTGGTGCTCACCACGGACGCCGACGTGCAGCCCGAAATGCTCGACGTCGTCCTCCGCGATGCCACCCGCGTCACCTTTGACCGCGCCGACTCGGACGGCTGCATGTCCACCAACGACACCGTGGTCCTGCTCGCCTCGGGAGCCTCCGGTGCGGTGCCCACAGCGGAAGCGTTTGGTGCCGGGCTGACGCAGGTCTGCGCCGAGCTGGCACGCAAACTGATCGCTGATGCCGAGGGCGCCAGCCACGACATCGCCATCCGGACCTTCAACGCGGCCAGTGAAGCCGACGCCGAGACGGTCAGCCGCTCCGTGGCCCGCTCCAACCTCTTCAAGGCCGCCATCTTCGGCAAGGACCCGAACTGGGGCCGGGTGCTCTCCGCCGTGGGCACCACCGACGCCGCTTTCGAGCCGGACAAACTCAACGTGGCCATGAACGGCATCCAGATCTGCCGGAACGGCAGCATCGGCGATGACCGCTCCCTGGTGGACCTTGAACCCCGCGAAGTGCTGGTGGAGATCGACCTGCAGGCAGGCGACGCCGAAGCCACCATTTGGACCAACGACCTCACCCACGACTACGTGCACGAAAACAGCGCCTACTCCAGCTAGGAGCCCCGGCCACGGCAAAACCGCCGGGCACAAGCCGCTGTGGAAAGTGACAACATGAACACCCAGACGCGTGAAACCACCAGCATGTCCGCTGCCCAGGACAAGGCAGAAACCCTGATCGAGGCACTGCCCTGGATCCAGCGGTTCGCCGGCACCACCATGGTGATCAAATACGGCGGCAACGCCATGGTCAATGACGAACTCCGGCGTGCCTTCGCCGAGGACATCGTCTTCCTCCACCACGTGGGCATCCACCCCGTGGTGGTGCACGGCGGCGGCCCGCAGATCAACTCCATGCTGGGCCGGCTGGGCATCGAATCCGAATTCAAGGGCGGCCTGCGGGTCACCACCCCTGAGGCGATGGACGTGGTCCGCATGGTCCTCACCGGCCAGGTGGGACGCGAACTGGTGGGCCTGATCAACTCCCACGGCCCGTACGCCGTCGGCATGTCCGGCGAAGACGGCGGGCTCCTCCGCGCCGTCCGCACCGGGACCGTGGTGGACGGCGAAGAAGTGGACCTCGGGCTGGTGGGCGAGGTGGTAGGCGTTGACCCCGCCGGCATCATGGACATCCTCGCCGCGGGCCGCATACCCGTGATTTCCACGGTGGCCCCGGAAATCGTCGACGGCGGTGAGGGCGTGCCGGGGACCGCACGGTTCCAGCCCACCGGCCAGGTCCTGAACGTCAATGCCGACACCGCGGCGGCCGCGGTCGCCTCGGCGCTTGGCGCTTCCAAGCTGGTGATCCTGACCGACGTTGAAGGCCTCTACGCCAACTGGCCGGACAAGTCCTCGCTGATTTCCTCGCTCACAGCGTCGGAGCTGCGGGCCATGCTGCCCCGCCTCGAGTCCGGGATGATCCCCAAGATGGCCGCGTGCCTCAAGGCCGTCGACGAAGGCGTGGAACAGGCACACATCGTGGACGGGCGCCTGCCCCACTCCATGCTTCTTGAAACATTTACGACGGCGGGCATCGGCACCCAGGTAGTCCCGGACGAGGAGATTTACGGATGAACACCGTGGAAAAATCATCAGTGAATGAGTTGGTGGAAACCACCGGCCACGCCGGCTCCGAGTGGCTGTCCCGCTACTCCAGCTCGCTGATGAACGTGTTCGGCACGCCGCAGCGGGTCCTGGTGCGCGGCGCCGGCTGCCTGGTCTGGGACGCCGACGGCAAGGAATACCTGGACCTCCTCGGCGGTATCGCCGTGAACGCCCTGGGCCACGCCCACCCGTTCGTGACGTCGGTGATTGCCAGCCAGCTGGCCACCCTGGGGCACGTCTCCAATTTCTTTACCAGCCCTACCCAGGTGGCGCTGGCTGAGAAACTCCTGGAACTGGCCCACGCGCCCGCCGGCTCCAAGGTGTTCTTCAGCAACTCCGGCACGGAGGCCAACGAGGCAGCGTTCAAGCTGGCGCGCCGCAACACCGGCGACGGACCGGTCAAGCGGACCAGGATCATTGCCCTCGAAGGGGCCTTCCACGGGCGGACCATGGGGGCCCTGGCGCTGACTGCCAAGGAAGCCTACCGTGCACCCTTCGAGCCGCTGCCCGGCGGCGTGGTGCACATCCCGTTCGGTGACATCGCCGCGCTGGAGGCAGCAGTGGACGACACCGTCGCCGCCGTGTTCCTGGAGCCCATCCAGGGCGAGGCAGGCGTCCGTCCGCTGCCGCCCGGATACCTGAAGGCGGCGCGGGAGGCCACCAGCAAAGTGGGCGCCCTGCTCATCCTGGACGAGGTCCAGACCGGCATCGGCCGGACCGGCAAATGGTTCGCCAGCGAGGACGCGGGCATCGTCCCCGACGCCATCACCCTGGCCAAGGGGCTGGGCGGGGGCTTCCCCATCGGCGCCCTGCTCACCTTTGGTGAGCAGACGTCGTCGTTGCTCTCCGCAGGCCAGCACGGCACCACCTTCGGCGGAAATCCCGTGGCGACCGCGGCGGCCCTGGCCACCCTCCACGCCCTGGAAAGCCAGAACGTGCTGGCCAACGCGGCGGCGGTGGGGGAGCACCTGCGCTCCGCGCTGGCGGCCATCCCCGGCGTCACCGAAGTCCGCGGCGAAGGACTGCTGATCGGCTTCGACCTGGACGCCGACGTCGCGCCGGCCGTGGTGCAGGCGGCCCTCGACGCCGGCTTCATCGTCAACAGCCCGGGTCCGCGCACCATCCGCCTGGCCCCGCCGCTGATCCTCACCACGGCACAGGCCGATGCCTTCCTCTCCGCTTTCCCGGCAATCCTCCAAGCAGCTAAGGACGCCCAGTGACAACCGCAACCCGGCACTTCCTCAAGGACACCGACCTCAGCCCCGCCGAGCAGGCGGAGGTGCTGGAACTTGCCGCCCGCATGAAGGCGGCCCCCTACAGCGTGCAGCCCTACGCCGCGGAAGGCAGCGGCCGCAAGACCGTGGCCGTGATTTTCGACAAGACCTCCACCCGGACCCGCGTGTCCTTCGCCACCGGCGTTGCCGACATGGGTGGCAACGCCTTGGTCATCAACCCGGGTGAAGCCCAGATCGGGCACAAGGAATCCGTGGAGGACACCGCCAAGGTCCTCGAACGCATGGTATCCACCATCGTGTGGCGCACCGGCGCGCACGCAGGCCTGGTGGCCATGGCGGAGAACTCCAGGGTCCCGGTCATCAACGCCCTGTGCGACGACTACCACCCGTGCCAGCTCCTTGCGGACCTGCTCGCCGTCAAGGAACACAAGGGCGAACTCAGTGGTCTCACCATGAGCTACTTGGGCGACGCCGCGAACAACATGGCCAACTCCTACCTGCTGGCCGGAGTCACGGCCGGAATGCACGTCCGGATCGCCGGGCCGGAGGGCTACCTGCCCGCGGAGGGCATCGTCGCGGCAGCCCAGGAGCGCGCGGCAGAAACCGGCGGCTCCGTGCTCATCACCACCGACGCCAAGGAAGCGCTGCAGGGCGCAGACGTCGTAGCCACCGACACCTGGGTGTCCATGGGCCAGGAGGCCGAAAAAGAAGCCCGGATGCAGCTGTTCCGGGACTACTCCGTGGACGCGGACGCCATGGCACTCGCCGCGGATGACGCCGTCGTGCTTCACTGCCTGCCCGCCTACCGCGGCTACGAAATTTCCGCCGACGTCATCGACGGCCCGCAGTCCATCGTCTGGGACGAAGCCGAAAACCGGCTGCACGCCCAGAAGGCGCTGATGGCCTGGCTGATGCACCGCTCAGGCCTTGCCTTCGTGGACGGACTTTCCCCCGTCGAGGGCACTGGGGAGAGCACGTTCTAGTGTCAGCCCAGCCGTCCTCCCCGGGCACCAGCCCCGCCACCAAGACCGCCCGGCAGGCGCGCATCACCGCCATCCTCACTGGGCAGTCCGTGCGTTCCCAGGCGGAGCTTGCGGCGCTGCTGGCGGACGACGGCGTCCAGGTCACCCAGGCCACGCTGTCCCGCGACCTCGTGGAACTGGGGGCCGTCCGGGTCCGCGGGAAGGAGGGCGTCCTGGTGTACGCCGTCCCCGGCGAGGGCGGCGAACGGGGCGCCAAGAGCGGTGTCACCCAGGAGATCCTGGATGCCCGGCTCGCCCGGCTGTGCAGCGAACTGCTGGTCACCGCCGAAGCGTCCGCCAACATCGCAGTGCTCCGGACGCCGCCCGGAGCTGCGAACTTCCTGGCCCTGGCCATCGACCACTCGGTGATGCCGTCCATCCTGGGCACCATCGCCGGTGACGATACCGTCCTGCTGGTCTCCCGCGACCCGCTGGGTGGCCCGGACCTCGCCGCCCGCTTCCTGCAACTGGCTGAGGAAGCCGGGCAATAAGCTTGAAGACAACGAATCAACCAACCCCCAACAAGGAGCATTTAAAGTGACTGAACGCATTGTGCTGGCCTACTCCGGCGGCCTGGACACGTCCGTCGCCATCGGCTGGATCGGTGAAGCCACCGGTGCCGAGGTCATCGCCGTGGCGGTCGACGTCGGACAGGGCGGCGAATCGCTGGAAACCATCCGCCAGCGCGCCCTGGGCTGCGGCGCCGTGGAGGCCTACGTGGCCGACGCGTCGGACGAGTTCGCCAACGAATACTGCGTCCCCACGCTGAAGGCCAACGCCCTGTACCAGGGCCACTACCCGTTGGTGTCCGCCATCTCCCGCCCGGTCATCGTCAAGCACCTGGTCAAGGCTGCCCGCGAATTCGGTGCCACCACCGTGGCGCACGGCTGCACCGGCAAGGGCAACGACCAGGTCCGCTTCGAAGTAGGCATCCAGACCCTCGGCCCGGACCTGAAGTGCATCGCACCGGTCCGCGACCTCGCCCTGACCCGCGACAAGGCCATCGCCTTCGCCGAGGAAAAGGGACTGCCGATCGAGACCACCAAGAAGAACCCGTACTCCATCGACCAGAACGTCTGGGGACGCGCCGTCGAAACCGGCTACCTCGAGGACATCTGGAACGCCCCCACCAAGGACATCTACGACTACACCGCCACCCCGGAGTTCCCGCCGGCACCGGATGAAGTCACCATCTCCTTTGAAGCCGGCGTGCCCGTTGCGATCGACGGCGTCAAGGTCACCCCGCTGCAGGCCATCAAGGAACTGAACCGCCGCGCCGGTGCACAGGGCGTCGGCCGCATCGACGTCGTCGAGGACCGCCTGGTGGGCATCAAGTCCCGCGAAATCTACGAAGCCCCCGGCGCCATGGCGCTGATCACCGCCCACAAGCACCTCGAGGACATCACCGTCGAGCGCGAGCAGGCCCGCTTCAAGGCCACCGTTGGCCAGCGCTGGGCCGAGCTGGTCTACGACGGCCAGTGGTTCTCCCCGCTGAAGCGCTCCCTGGATGCCTTCATCGAGGACACCCAGAAGTACGTCTCCGGCGACATCCGCATGACCCTGCACGGCGGCCAGGCCATCGTCAACGGCCGCCGCTCCGACACCTCGCTGTACGACTTCTCGCTGGCCACCTACGACACCGGTGACACCTTCGACCAGTCCCAGGCCAAGGGCTTCATCGAGCTGTGGGGCATGTCCGCCAAGGTTGCCTCCGGCCGCGACATCCGCGTCGCAGGGAAGTAGCCCGCGTGGCTGAGCAAAAAACGGAGGCAACCAACGCAGGTGCCCTGTGGGGCGGCCGGTTCGCCGGCGGCCCCGCGGACGCCCTCGCCGCGCTGAGCAAGTCCACGCATTTTGACTGGCGGCTGGCCCGCTACGACATTGCCGGTTCCAAGGCGCATGCCCGCGTGCTGCACAAAGCCGGCCTGCTGGACGACGCCGAGCTGGAAGGAATGCTCGCGGCCCTGACGCAGCTGGACGAGGACGTGGCGTCCGGCGCCTACCTGCCGGCGGAGTCCGATGAGGACGTGCACGGTTCGCTGGAACGTGGCCTGATCGAGCGCGCCGGTGCCCAGCTGGGTGGCAAGCTCCGTGCCGGCCGGTCCCGCAACGACCAGGTGGCAACCCTGGGCCGGATGTTCCTGCGCGACCACGCCCGGATCATCGCCCGCGGGGTCCTGGCCACCGTGGACGCGCTCGTGGCGCAGGCCAAGGCGCACCACGGTGTCGCCATGCCGGGCCGCACCCATCTGCAGCACGCCCAGCCGGTCCTGCTCAGCCACCACCTCCTGGCCCACGCCTGGGCCCTGCTGCGCGACGTGCAGCGGCTCCAGGACTGGGACAAGCGGGCCGGCGTTTCGCCCTACGGTTCCGGTGCACTGGCCGGCTCCTCGCTGGGCCTGGACCCGGAAGCAGTGGCTGCGGACCTCGGGTTCTTCTCCGCCGTGCACAACTCGATCGACGGCACCGCCTCCCGCGATGTCTTCGCCGAGTTCGCGTGGGTCTGCTCGATGATCGGCGTGGACCTGTCCCGGATCTCCGAGGAAGTCATCTTCTGGGCCACCAAGGAGTTCTCCTTCGTCACGCTGGATGATTCGTACTCCACGGGGTCCTCGATCATGCCGCAGAAGAAGAACCCGGATGTGGCCGAGCTTGCCCGCGGCAAGGCAGGGCGTTTGATCGGCAACCTCACCGGGCTGCTGGCCACGCTCAAGGGCCTGCCGCTGGCGTACAACCGCGACCTGCAGGAGGACAAGGAGCCGGTGTTCGACGCCGCCGACACCCTGGAGCTGCTGCTCCCGGCCGTGTCCGGCATGATCGCCACCCTGACGTTCAACACGGAACGGATGGAATCGCTCGCTCCGCAGGGATTCGCGCTGGCCACGGACATCGCCGAATGGCTGGTCCGCCAGGGCGTGCCGTTCCGCGAGGCCCACGAGCTGTCCGGTGCCGCCGTGAAGCAGGCCGAGTCCCGCGGCGTTGAGCTGTGGGACCTGACGGACGAAGAGTACGCCGCGATCTCGGAGCACCTTACCCCCGAGGTCCGGACCGTGCTGTCCACCGAGGGTTCGCTCAACAGCCGGAACTCCCAGGGCGGAACGGCGCCGGCCGCCGTCGAACGCCAGCTGGCCGCGCTGGAAAGCGAGCTTGCCGGCGTGCGGGAGTACGCCGGGTAGGAAACATTGTTGGCAGGGCCCCGGGGCATGTTCCCCCGGGGCCCTTGGCGTCTGTGGCTAGGCTGGGGCCATGAGCGAAACCTTCCGCAAGTTCCTTCGCACCCTGCCCGACTTCCCGTCCGACCTGCCCGGCTTCGACCCGGCCAACGCGCCGCAGGACCCGGCGTTGCTCTTCAAACAGTGGCTTGACGAGGCACTGGATGCGGGGGAGCAGCAGCCGCACGCCTTCAGCCTGGCCACGGTAGCTGCGGGGGACGGGGACGCCCCGCAGCCTTCTTCGCGGATGCTCATCCTGAAGAACATTGACGACGACGGCTGGCACTTCGCCACGTCCCGCACCTCCCGCAAGGGCCGCGAGCTGTCGGAGTCACCGCGCGCGGCGATGAACTTCTACTGGCCGGGCCTGGGCCGGCAGGTCCGCGTGGTGGGCACCGTGGTTGAGCTTTCCGCCGAAGCCTCCGCCGTCGACTGGCACGAGCGGCCCCGGGCCGACGGCAGCGACAACCCGGACTGGCAGCTCTACGCCCTCCAGCCGGTCGAAATCGAGTTCTGGCAGGCCAGCAACGACCGCCGGCACGTCCGCCACCGTGTCGGGCGGGACGGAAGCCCGCTGGACTGACTGCTCGGCTAGGCTGGCCGCATGACCTCACCTTCCCCTGCCGCCCTCCTCGCTGAACTGCACAAGGCCGCGGACGCGCTGACCGCTGCGGTGGACCGGATTCCAGCCGGCGGCGAAAGGGATCCGTCCACCCTTCCCGGCTGGAGCCGCGGCCATCTCCTGGCCCACATCGCCGGCATCTGCGGCGCGCTGGCCCGCCAGGTGGAATACGGGCGGTCGGGCAGGACGGTGGAGCTGTACGACGGCGGCGTGGACGGCCGCAACCGGGCCATCGAGCTTGCCGCCGGCCACAGCCTGGAGGAGCACCGGGAAGACGTAGCGGCCGCGGTGCAGCGGGCACTGGCGGCCTTCGAAGGGCTGGGGGAGGACGAATGGCAGACGCGCATCGCCTTCCGCGACGGCGTGATCTTCGACGCCGGTTTGGCGCTCTGGCGCGAGCTGGTCATCCACACCGCGGACCTGGACACCGGCGCGGGACCCGAGACCTGGAACAGGGCATTCTGCTCCCACCTCTTCGACTTCCTCGCCGCCCGCGTGCCGGCGGAAAGCCGGCTGGTCCTGCAGCCCGTGGCACTCCCGCCGCTGACCCTCGGAACCGGCGGCAGCACCGTCGTCGTCAGCGGGATGGTGACGGACATCGCCGCGTGGCTTTCAGGCCGGCAGCCGTCGCTGGACAGCCTGCGGGCCACTGCCGCCGGGGACGGCACCGATCTTCCCGGCCTGCTGCCCTGGCCGTCGGCCATGCCCGACCCGAAGTAGCCATTCGTTGCTCCATCACCTTTGGTCCCTAAACCGGGGTTTTAGGGACCACAAGTGATGGAGCAACCCAGGGGCAGGGGAGGGAGTGGTCAGGCGGCCTCGCGGGCCAGCAGGCTCTCCTTGACTCGCAGGCCCCAGCGGAAACCGCCCAATGAGCCGTCGGTCCGGATGACGCGGTGGCACGGCACGAACAGGGCAGCCGCGTTGAACGCGCAGGCACTGGCGGCGGCCCGCACGGCGCGCGGGTTGCCGGTCAGGGCGGCGTACTCCGAGTAGGTGACGGGTGAGCCCGGCTTGACCTGCCGCAGCACATCCCAGGCGTGGGCACGGAACGGTCCGGACTGCTGGCGGACCGGCACCGCCATGGCCGGGGCCGGGTCACCGGCATAGAAGGCCTCCACGGCGGATGAGATCCCGGCAAGATCCGTTACCTCTTCCACGGCGTCGGGCCGCAGCGCTGGATGGACCTGGCCGGTCAGTTCGGCCAGGCCGGCCGTCCAGCCGGACGCAAGGACCACGCCATCCTGGGCAAGGACAGTAAACGGACCGTCCGGCGTGGACAGCTGCAGCAGTTGGGCTTTCATGGCGTCCCTTTCGCGGGAATGGTGTTTCTTGTGGCGGGCCGGGCGGCAGCGCGCCAGAGATGCATGGTGGCGTAGGAGCGCCACGGGCTGGTCTCCCGGAAGTCCGGGCTCAGGTGGTTGGTTCCATTATCGAGGGCGCGGATCCCGTTCCGCACGGCGGCGTCGTTGGCAAGGAAAATGTCCGGGGCGCCCAGGACCCGCATGGCGACGTACCCCACCGTCCAGGGCCCGACGCCGGGGAGCGGCAAAAGTGCCGCGGTGAGGCTTGGGAGGTCGTCGCCGTAGCCGAAGTCCAGGCGGCCGCCGGTCATGGCCTCCGCAGCAAGCAGCAGCGACTCGGTCCGGCGCTTTGGTCCGCGAAGCAAGTGACCTGCAGCTGCGACTTCCGCCGGAGTGGGAAACAGGCGGTCCAGGCCGTCGCCGGGGGCACTGGCGGGACTGCCCGCCGCGGACAGCTGGGTCAAGGCTGTCCTGGCGGCCGCCACCGTGATCTGCTGGCCCACCATGGCCCGGATCAGCAGTTCCTGCGGATCCACCGCGCCCGGCAGGCGCATCCCCGGTGCGGCGGCAACGGAGCCGACAAGCCTGGGATCGGCGGCGAGCGTGCCGTCGATCGCCTCCGGGTCCGCATCCAGGTCGAACAACCGGCGGACGCGGCTGAGCAGCGCCGGAAGGTCGCGAAGGTCCACCGCGCCGATGGTGAGGGTCAACGGCCGTTCCCGGGCCCCGTCGTCGTACTCCACCCTGAAGCGCGCGTCGCCGTGGGGGAGCCGCAGCGTCCGGGCATAGGAAGTGGGTGTGCCGTCCTCGACTCCGGGGATGGCGCGGACCGCCAGGAAGGAGAAGATGCCCGGATCGAAAGGCGGCCGGTAGGGCAGGCCCAGGGTCAGGGCTGTGGCGCCGGTGACGGGCGCAGAATGGCGGACGGTCCTCCTGAGCGCCGTGGGCGTCATATCGAACACCTCGGCGATGGTCTCGTTGAACTGCCTGACGCTGCTGAAGCCTGCCGCAAAGGCGACGTCGGCGAGTTTCATCGATGTTGAAACCAGCAGGGTGCGGGCCGTCTGGGCCCTGGCGGCGCGGGCCAATGACAGGGGACCGGCGCCAAGCTCCTGGCCGAGGATCCGGTTCAGCTGGCGCGGCGAATACCCCAGCCGGGCGGCCAGGCCCGCCACGCCGTCGCGGTTGATCACGCCATCGTTGATCAGGCGCATCGCGCGCCCCGCGATGTCCTGCCGCACGTTCCAGGCCGGGGTGCCTGGGACCGCCTCCGGCAGGCAGCGCTTGCAGGCGCGGTAGCCTGCCTCGTGCGCTGCGGCGGACGTCTCGTAGAACGTGACGTTGGATGCCTTGGGGGTCCGGGCGGGGCAGGAGGGCCGGCAGTAGATCCCGGTGGTGCGGACGGCCGTGAAGAACTGGCCGTCGAACCGGGTATCACGGGCATCGATTGCCCGGTAGCGCTGCCAGAAGTCCATGCCTCCATCCTGCCAGCCGCCGGTCACTGCTTCTAGCGGAAATCGGACATGGCCGTGGTCGCACAGAACCACCCCGAACCCCTTTTCCGGTGGCGGATGAAACCTGCGGGATCTGGGTAAGGTCACGTCATGAACCAAAGCG
This region of Arthrobacter sp. DNA4 genomic DNA includes:
- the argC gene encoding N-acetyl-gamma-glutamyl-phosphate reductase, encoding MTISVAVSGASGYAGGEVLRLLAGHPGVTIGAITAHSNAGSRLGELQPHLHGLASRILEDTTVENLSGHDVVFLALPHGASAGIAAQLPEGTVVIDAGADHRLEDPAAWEKFYGSAHADTWPYGLPELPGQREALKGAKRIAVPGCYPTSALLALTPGFAAHLLEPDDVVIVSASGTSGAGKAAKVNLIGSEVMGSMSPYGVGGGHRHTPEIEQGLSNAAGEQVTVSFTPTLAPMSRGILTTATAKVKAGTTAAELRLAWAEAYEDEPFVHLLPEGQWPTTKSVQSSNHAAMQLAFDAHTGRVIVTCVIDNLTKGTAGSAVQSMNIALGLPETAGLNLQGVAP
- a CDS encoding arginine repressor — encoded protein: MSAQPSSPGTSPATKTARQARITAILTGQSVRSQAELAALLADDGVQVTQATLSRDLVELGAVRVRGKEGVLVYAVPGEGGERGAKSGVTQEILDARLARLCSELLVTAEASANIAVLRTPPGAANFLALAIDHSVMPSILGTIAGDDTVLLVSRDPLGGPDLAARFLQLAEEAGQ
- the argJ gene encoding bifunctional glutamate N-acetyltransferase/amino-acid acetyltransferase ArgJ — translated: MTITAPQGFRAAGVTAGLKASGNPDLALVVNDGPSKAAAAVFTSNRVAAAPVHWSRQVVSDGRVDAVILNSGGANACTGPTGFQNTHSTAEKVAKVLGISATDVFVCSTGLIGEQLPMDKILPGVEAAAAALSTDGGPAAGTAIMTTDSVPKSALFIGTDADGQEFSIGGIAKGAGMLAPGLATMLVVLTTDADVQPEMLDVVLRDATRVTFDRADSDGCMSTNDTVVLLASGASGAVPTAEAFGAGLTQVCAELARKLIADAEGASHDIAIRTFNAASEADAETVSRSVARSNLFKAAIFGKDPNWGRVLSAVGTTDAAFEPDKLNVAMNGIQICRNGSIGDDRSLVDLEPREVLVEIDLQAGDAEATIWTNDLTHDYVHENSAYSS
- the argB gene encoding acetylglutamate kinase — protein: MNTQTRETTSMSAAQDKAETLIEALPWIQRFAGTTMVIKYGGNAMVNDELRRAFAEDIVFLHHVGIHPVVVHGGGPQINSMLGRLGIESEFKGGLRVTTPEAMDVVRMVLTGQVGRELVGLINSHGPYAVGMSGEDGGLLRAVRTGTVVDGEEVDLGLVGEVVGVDPAGIMDILAAGRIPVISTVAPEIVDGGEGVPGTARFQPTGQVLNVNADTAAAAVASALGASKLVILTDVEGLYANWPDKSSLISSLTASELRAMLPRLESGMIPKMAACLKAVDEGVEQAHIVDGRLPHSMLLETFTTAGIGTQVVPDEEIYG
- a CDS encoding acetylornithine transaminase, encoding MNTVEKSSVNELVETTGHAGSEWLSRYSSSLMNVFGTPQRVLVRGAGCLVWDADGKEYLDLLGGIAVNALGHAHPFVTSVIASQLATLGHVSNFFTSPTQVALAEKLLELAHAPAGSKVFFSNSGTEANEAAFKLARRNTGDGPVKRTRIIALEGAFHGRTMGALALTAKEAYRAPFEPLPGGVVHIPFGDIAALEAAVDDTVAAVFLEPIQGEAGVRPLPPGYLKAAREATSKVGALLILDEVQTGIGRTGKWFASEDAGIVPDAITLAKGLGGGFPIGALLTFGEQTSSLLSAGQHGTTFGGNPVATAAALATLHALESQNVLANAAAVGEHLRSALAAIPGVTEVRGEGLLIGFDLDADVAPAVVQAALDAGFIVNSPGPRTIRLAPPLILTTAQADAFLSAFPAILQAAKDAQ
- the argF gene encoding ornithine carbamoyltransferase: MTTATRHFLKDTDLSPAEQAEVLELAARMKAAPYSVQPYAAEGSGRKTVAVIFDKTSTRTRVSFATGVADMGGNALVINPGEAQIGHKESVEDTAKVLERMVSTIVWRTGAHAGLVAMAENSRVPVINALCDDYHPCQLLADLLAVKEHKGELSGLTMSYLGDAANNMANSYLLAGVTAGMHVRIAGPEGYLPAEGIVAAAQERAAETGGSVLITTDAKEALQGADVVATDTWVSMGQEAEKEARMQLFRDYSVDADAMALAADDAVVLHCLPAYRGYEISADVIDGPQSIVWDEAENRLHAQKALMAWLMHRSGLAFVDGLSPVEGTGESTF
- a CDS encoding quinone oxidoreductase is translated as MTHAIVARQAGGPEVLEYTEAEPPVPGPGQLLVKVGATGVNFIDTYKRSGTYKVSYPFTPGSEAAGTVEAVGEGVTGFAVGSRVATAEGISCYADYALVDEDAALPVPKGLDVFTAAALPLQGVTAHYLMNSTFKVEPGHKVLLHAGAGGVGLLLIQLLKARGAEVITTVSTDEKEQLALDAGADHVLRYDGFAERVRDITSGAGVDVVYDGVGKDTFDGSLSALRVRGMLVLFGAASGPVPPFDPQRLNAAGSLFLTRPTMGHYLRDAVERRWRSDEVFAAAADGSLKVRIGARYPLGQAGQAHRDLEGRKTTGKVLLVP